GCAAGGCCCGGTCCGAACGCCAGTCCTTCGCCAACTCCACCGCCGAACGCACCAGATTGCCCTGATGCTTCTCCAGCTTGGCCTCGAAACGCTCGAACAGCGTAAACGCATCCGCCGTCCCGCCGGCAAACCCGGCCAGAATCCGGCCGTTATACAAACGCCGTACCTTCTTCGCCGTTCCCTTGATGACGATATTCCCCAGCGTCACCTGCCCATCCCCCCCCATCGCCACCGAGTTGCCCCGGCGCACGGAAAGGATGGTCGTGCCGTGATATTGCTCCATGCGAGACTTCCTGAACGAGAGATAAGGAAGATAGATGGGGATGAATCGGGGGGATTCAAGATGGGGGATGGGGATTGTTGGGGCGGACGGAGAGCACGGTAAATCGCCCTCTGGAGCGGGCGCCCAACCCGATTCTTGGCCAGCGCCGTTTCGCCTCAGCAGAACACGGCTTTTGCTTTTTTTCGGGTTGACCGTGTCACGAATACATCCGGCGACTTGCGCCTTACTGCAATTACACTGCCGAACCGCCGGCCTGATCGGAAATGATTACAGTGGCTGTCCGCGCCTGACGCGCGGGCGTACTTTCTTTTGCTTCGCCAAAAGAAAGTAGCCAAAGAAAAGGCGACCCCAGGCTACGCGGTCGGCTGCGCCGACTACCCTGCGCTACTCGGCGAGCCGGGCG
This genomic window from Dechloromonas sp. ZY10 contains:
- the hslV gene encoding ATP-dependent protease subunit HslV, whose translation is MEQYHGTTILSVRRGNSVAMGGDGQVTLGNIVIKGTAKKVRRLYNGRILAGFAGGTADAFTLFERFEAKLEKHQGNLVRSAVELAKDWRSDRALRRLEAMLSVADRDASLVITGNGDVLEPEHGIVAIGSGGAYAQSAARALLENTELSPLEIVTKSLEIAGDLCIYTNRNFTLEVLE